In one Silene latifolia isolate original U9 population chromosome 10, ASM4854445v1, whole genome shotgun sequence genomic region, the following are encoded:
- the LOC141606174 gene encoding 2-alkenal reductase (NADP(+)-dependent)-like, whose product MAEEGSVHVSNKQVFLKDYITGYLEESDMCVKTDNTVHLKLPEGSNGVVVKNLYLSVDPYMRLLMQKFDTHGIFSHFALNSPVRGYGVARICESGDPNFKKGDLIWGTTGWEEYSVLTSTDDHFKIEHTDVPLSYYTGILGMPGIAAYYGFELCSAKKGETVFVSSACGGVGQLVGQFAKSAGCYVVGSAGSDEKVNLLKSKLGFDEAFNYKEESDLDAALKRYFPEGIDVYFDNVGGQMLDAVVLNMKYMGRIALCGMISQYNNIDSREGTHNLISAIFKAVRIEGVQVHRYYPLYPKFLEFILPLIREGKIAYVEDIVEGLENGPAALAGLLRGRNVGKHIIAVASE is encoded by the exons ATGGCGGAAGAAGGCAGTGTACATGTGAGTAACAAGCAGGTGTTTTTGAAAGATTATATCACCGGATATCTCGAAGAATCCGACATGTGTGTCAAGACTGATAACACTGTCCATCTGAAGCTTCCAGAAGGTTCCAATGGAGTCGTGGTGAAGAATCTCTATTTATCCGTCGATCCTTACATGAGACTTCTCATGCAGAAGTTTGATACTCATGGCATTTTCTCTCATTTCGCTCTTAACTCT CCTGTAAGAGGGTATGGAGTAGCAAGAATTTGTGAGTCGGGGGATCCGAACTTTAAGAAAGGTGATTTAATTTGGGGAACAACAGGTTGGGAAGAGTACAGTGTCCTAACAAGCACTGATGATCATTTCAAAATTGAACATACAGATGTTCCCCTCTCATATTATACCGGAATTCTTG GAATGCCGGGAATAGCAGCATATTATGGATTTGAGCTGTGTTCTGCGAAGAAAGGAGAGACTGTTTTTGTTTCATCTGCATGCGGAGGAGTTGGTCAGCTTGTCGGACAGTTTGCAAAATCCGCTGGTTGCTATGTTGTTGGAAGTGCTGGAAGTGACGAAAAG GTTAACTTACTTAAGAGCAAGCTTGGGTTCGATGAGGCTTTTAATTACAAAGAAGAATCAGATCTGGATGCCGCTCTAAAGAG GTACTTCCCGGAAGGCATAGACGTCTACTTCGACAATGTAGGCGGTCAGATGCTTGATGCAGTGGTGCTAAACATGAAATACATGGGCCGAATTGCGTTATGTGGGATGATATCACAGTACAATAACATTGATAGTCGTGAAGGAACGCACAACCTGATATCTGCAATATTCAAGGCTGTCCGAATTGAAGGTGTACAAGTCCACCGCTACTATCCCCTCTATCCGAAATTCCTGGAGTTCATTTTGCCACTAATTCGCGAGGGAAAGATCGCCTATGTCGAGGACATAGTCGAGGGACTAGAAAATGGGCCTGCTGCTCTTGCTGGACTGCTTCGTGGTCGCAATGTGGGTAAACATATCATTGCTGTTGCTTCTGAATGA